In Blautia wexlerae DSM 19850, a single window of DNA contains:
- a CDS encoding M56 family metallopeptidase, with the protein MKILICLLIYMSVSGSVFFLGYLLLDFLTHEMLPASFRYFLLKLGGLFFLVPFPLVKSLVQSWLFHCENGILKTDEYYFFDIDHSIKLIDEGFIFPQLPDSQKVLIGLWTGIMLLIILSQAYRFYLFRRNLRKYLLPLDNCEDLLNSIKADMNITKKVSMYYCGAEISPFTCGVKSPVIILTSLVADDSKELILRHELQHIKSHDLIYRMAALFIVLIHCFNPLSYLFLKELKEVQEMNCDEKLTVTFSNNERMKYGKAIIAVSARARAFSAPALYFSGNSKSFLIKRIRKISVPGRIRKLQMALATVVLCLFATVPVSAYSPEIIDLRNFSSDIQNGIEEVTWMEFEFDSSSDTGSAITIPEDENFFSDCNQYFLLEDGTVILLPDRNIQLFSGCKHSFKTGVLKKHISSGKSCTVNQYRGEICTKCNYIKNKTLVNSVYSPVCPHKK; encoded by the coding sequence TTGAAAATATTGATCTGTCTGCTGATATATATGAGTGTTTCCGGCAGTGTTTTTTTTCTTGGATATTTATTACTTGATTTTCTTACCCATGAAATGCTTCCTGCTTCGTTCAGATATTTTCTGTTGAAACTGGGAGGTTTGTTTTTTCTGGTTCCATTTCCGTTAGTTAAATCTCTGGTACAGTCATGGCTGTTTCATTGTGAGAACGGAATTTTAAAAACCGATGAATACTATTTCTTTGATATTGATCATTCTATAAAACTGATTGATGAGGGTTTTATATTCCCGCAGCTGCCGGATAGTCAGAAAGTGCTGATTGGATTATGGACTGGTATTATGTTATTAATTATACTTTCGCAGGCTTATCGTTTTTACCTTTTCAGACGTAATCTCCGAAAATATCTACTTCCTCTTGATAACTGTGAGGATTTATTGAATTCCATAAAGGCTGATATGAATATAACCAAAAAGGTATCTATGTATTATTGTGGTGCGGAGATTTCGCCATTTACCTGTGGCGTGAAATCACCCGTAATTATCCTCACATCACTTGTTGCGGATGATTCAAAAGAACTGATTCTACGGCATGAGCTACAGCACATAAAATCTCATGATTTAATTTACCGGATGGCAGCTTTGTTTATTGTTCTGATACATTGTTTTAATCCGTTATCTTATTTATTTTTGAAAGAATTAAAGGAGGTTCAGGAAATGAATTGCGATGAAAAACTGACAGTTACATTTTCAAATAATGAGCGCATGAAATATGGAAAGGCTATAATCGCTGTTTCTGCCAGAGCCAGGGCATTTTCTGCTCCTGCACTTTATTTTTCCGGAAACAGTAAAAGCTTTCTGATAAAACGGATCAGAAAAATATCTGTACCTGGTCGGATCAGGAAGTTACAAATGGCTTTGGCTACGGTAGTTCTGTGCCTTTTTGCGACAGTTCCTGTATCTGCGTATTCTCCTGAGATTATTGATTTGAGAAATTTTTCTTCGGATATTCAGAATGGGATAGAAGAAGTGACATGGATGGAATTTGAATTTGATTCTTCATCGGATACAGGCTCTGCTATAACCATACCGGAGGATGAGAATTTCTTTTCTGACTGCAATCAGTATTTTCTTTTGGAGGATGGAACGGTGATTTTGTTACCGGACAGAAATATTCAGCTTTTTTCCGGATGTAAACACTCATTTAAAACCGGTGTTTTAAAAAAACATATTTCCAGTGGAAAGAGTTGTACTGTGAACCAGTACAGAGGAGAAATCTGCACAAAATGTAACTATATCAAAAATAAAACATTGGTTAATTCAGTATATTCACCGGTGTGTCCTCACAAAAAGTGA
- a CDS encoding RNA-guided endonuclease InsQ/TnpB family protein: MVKAIKVMLIPNNVQKTKMFQYAGASRFAYNWALAREIENYEKGEKFLSDAELRKEFTKLRHSDEYAWLLSISNNVTKQAIKDACTAYKNFFKGLQKFPRFKSKKRSMPKFYQDNVKIRFSNTHVKFEGFSSSRKANKQKMNWVRLAEHGRIPTDAKYMNPRISFDGLNWWISVCVEFPDCRETLNDDGVGIDLGIKDLAICSDGTKYKNINKSQKVKKLEKQKRRLQRSISRSYEKNKKGESYCKTNNVIKKEKLLLKRNHRLTNIRKNYLNQAISEIVNRKPRFICIEDLNVSGMMKNRHLSKAVQVQGFFWFRKQLEYRCSDKGIQLIVADRFYPSSKLCSCCGNIKKDLKLSDRVYRCACGNMIDRDFQASINLKTYGEKFAG; encoded by the coding sequence ATGGTAAAAGCCATAAAAGTAATGCTGATACCAAACAATGTACAGAAAACTAAGATGTTTCAGTACGCAGGTGCTTCAAGATTTGCCTATAACTGGGCTTTGGCCAGGGAAATAGAAAACTATGAAAAAGGTGAAAAATTCCTTTCAGATGCAGAACTCAGAAAAGAATTTACAAAGCTTAGACATTCTGATGAATATGCATGGTTACTGAGTATTTCAAATAATGTAACCAAACAGGCGATCAAAGATGCCTGTACTGCTTATAAGAATTTTTTCAAAGGTTTGCAGAAATTCCCAAGATTCAAGTCAAAAAAGAGATCAATGCCGAAGTTCTATCAGGACAACGTTAAGATACGATTCAGTAATACCCACGTTAAATTTGAAGGCTTTTCCTCCAGCAGGAAGGCAAATAAGCAAAAAATGAATTGGGTAAGACTTGCAGAACATGGAAGGATTCCGACAGATGCTAAATATATGAATCCGCGAATATCCTTTGACGGATTGAACTGGTGGATCAGTGTATGTGTAGAATTTCCTGACTGCAGGGAAACACTTAATGATGACGGAGTCGGCATAGACCTGGGAATCAAAGATCTGGCGATCTGTTCTGATGGAACTAAGTATAAGAACATCAATAAGAGTCAGAAAGTAAAGAAACTAGAAAAACAGAAACGCAGATTACAGCGTAGTATCTCTCGTTCTTACGAGAAAAATAAGAAAGGGGAAAGTTACTGTAAAACAAATAATGTAATCAAAAAGGAAAAACTTTTATTAAAACGAAATCACAGATTAACAAACATCCGTAAAAATTATTTAAATCAGGCAATATCGGAGATCGTAAATCGAAAACCAAGATTTATATGTATTGAAGATTTGAATGTCAGCGGAATGATGAAAAACAGACATTTATCCAAAGCAGTTCAGGTACAGGGATTTTTTTGGTTTAGAAAACAGCTTGAATATAGGTGCAGCGATAAAGGAATCCAGCTTATTGTAGCTGATCGGTTTTATCCATCATCAAAGCTTTGCAGCTGTTGTGGAAACATCAAAAAAGATTTGAAGTTATCTGACAGAGTTTATAGATGTGCGTGTGGGAATATGATTGACAGAGATTTCCAGGCATCTATAAATCTCAAGACTTATGGAGAAAAATTTGCAGGCTGA
- a CDS encoding metal-dependent transcriptional regulator: MQIRKSAEDYLEAILVLSKQGGGVRSIDIATMLGVSKPSVSHAMKLLREDGYIAMDRYGTVTLLDKGAQIATHIYERHTVLSKMLERLGVSPEVAKEDACKLEHDLSDESFTRIKEHFHKVIGEVE, from the coding sequence ATGCAGATCAGAAAATCAGCGGAGGATTATTTGGAGGCAATCCTGGTATTGTCAAAACAGGGTGGCGGAGTTCGTTCTATAGATATTGCAACGATGCTTGGGGTATCGAAACCGAGTGTAAGTCATGCTATGAAGCTGCTTCGTGAGGATGGTTATATTGCGATGGACCGTTATGGTACGGTGACACTTCTGGATAAAGGGGCTCAGATTGCAACGCATATTTATGAACGCCATACAGTGTTGAGTAAAATGTTGGAACGTCTCGGCGTAAGCCCGGAAGTTGCAAAAGAAGATGCGTGTAAGTTAGAGCATGACCTGAGCGATGAGAGTTTTACTAGGATAAAGGAGCACTTCCACAAGGTGATTGGGGAAGTTGAATAG
- a CDS encoding ABC transporter ATP-binding protein: MFKYVLHRFFKNKKSYLLIVIIIITFLIMSISPYLTGSFVDFMINNKDVHRVVYLSSIIMLIGIAGVVLAYCKNTLSVKITSQVSFDLLRDITKHFEKVKLSIVETIDSTYLTQQINTDVNVITGFVISNIIPMFMNVILAMAIICLFISINKYLLVLMVVLIVPYIILYANMHQPLYEKFLDKKEADSKFFSKFSSQICQIFNIQLHSLYEVSEKELNHAFGNYLPVLVGAKKIEYIFTSVDSIIATIFQSIMFVIGGISIIHGGMTIGQFTMINTYFGMFLKIVKYYIGYIKELQDSKASFSRIIKIMSYDSLEKGNANVETLEKLSLKNLTFSYLVKGTENVIINKFTCDFYKGKKYAIIGPNGCGKSTLLKIITGLYTEFEGDLEVNGIKMKELDWDKLRKEKFSVVPQRLYLSSDSVIEFLEKGLAKSKKNICITLEKDQEELSEFITTIKMNIDKSCENLSGGELRKINLWMALHKKSDVLILDEPTIELDKSSKEELFEYLKNRIQNKLLIVLTHDKELMGISDYVVDLNSGREVKL, encoded by the coding sequence ATGTTTAAATATGTATTGCATAGATTTTTTAAAAATAAAAAATCATACCTTCTTATAGTAATTATCATTATAACATTTTTGATAATGTCCATTTCCCCATATCTTACGGGAAGTTTTGTAGATTTTATGATCAATAATAAGGATGTTCATAGAGTCGTATATTTATCGAGTATAATAATGTTAATTGGGATAGCGGGAGTTGTATTAGCATATTGTAAAAATACCTTATCGGTAAAAATTACAAGTCAAGTTTCTTTCGATCTATTAAGAGATATAACAAAGCATTTTGAAAAGGTTAAGCTAAGTATTGTGGAGACTATAGATTCTACATATTTAACACAGCAAATAAATACAGATGTAAATGTTATAACGGGATTTGTCATATCAAATATTATCCCTATGTTTATGAATGTTATCTTGGCAATGGCTATAATATGTTTATTTATATCTATAAATAAGTATCTGTTAGTTTTAATGGTCGTATTAATTGTACCATATATAATTTTATATGCAAATATGCATCAACCGTTATATGAAAAATTTTTGGATAAAAAAGAAGCAGATAGTAAGTTCTTCAGTAAATTTAGTTCACAAATTTGTCAAATTTTTAATATTCAGTTGCACTCTTTGTATGAAGTTAGTGAAAAAGAACTTAATCATGCTTTTGGAAACTATTTACCAGTGCTTGTAGGGGCAAAAAAAATAGAGTATATTTTTACTTCAGTTGATAGTATTATAGCAACGATTTTTCAGTCAATTATGTTTGTTATTGGAGGTATAAGTATAATCCATGGTGGAATGACTATCGGACAATTTACAATGATAAATACATATTTCGGGATGTTTTTAAAAATTGTTAAATATTATATTGGATATATAAAGGAATTGCAGGATTCAAAAGCTTCATTTTCACGTATTATAAAGATTATGAGTTATGATAGCTTAGAAAAAGGAAATGCGAATGTGGAAACACTAGAAAAATTAAGCCTAAAAAATCTTACTTTTTCTTATTTAGTAAAAGGTACAGAAAATGTAATAATAAATAAATTTACATGTGATTTCTATAAAGGGAAGAAATATGCGATTATAGGACCAAACGGATGTGGAAAAAGTACTTTGCTTAAAATAATAACTGGGTTATATACCGAATTTGAGGGAGATTTAGAGGTTAATGGAATAAAGATGAAAGAGCTTGACTGGGATAAACTCAGAAAAGAAAAGTTTTCCGTAGTTCCACAAAGATTGTATTTATCTTCGGATAGTGTAATTGAATTTTTGGAAAAAGGATTAGCGAAGAGTAAAAAAAATATATGTATTACATTGGAAAAAGATCAAGAAGAATTATCAGAGTTCATAACAACAATTAAGATGAATATTGATAAAAGCTGTGAGAATTTATCTGGCGGAGAATTAAGAAAGATAAATCTGTGGATGGCACTTCATAAAAAATCAGATGTTTTGATTTTAGACGAACCAACAATTGAATTAGACAAAAGTAGTAAGGAAGAGCTGTTTGAATATCTAAAAAATAGGATACAAAATAAACTTTTGATTGTATTAACACATGATAAAGAATTAATGGGGATAAGTGATTATGTTGTAGATTTGAACTCTGGGCGAGAAGTAAAACTTTAA
- a CDS encoding BlaI/MecI/CopY family transcriptional regulator: MQQHYELSDTEYKIMQLFWKNSDPLPFNEILKYCNDELQLNWAVGTAQTYLNRLILKGVLKTNNKRYRKLYSAQLSEEELAQKYARQFVDESFGGSLKNFIASFTQETKLSEADVNELIDILHSNMSEEK; this comes from the coding sequence ATGCAACAACATTATGAGCTTTCTGATACAGAATATAAGATCATGCAGCTTTTTTGGAAGAATTCAGATCCACTTCCTTTTAATGAAATCCTGAAATATTGTAACGATGAACTTCAGCTTAACTGGGCGGTAGGTACAGCTCAGACATATCTTAACCGCCTTATTTTAAAGGGAGTGTTGAAAACAAATAATAAGCGGTATCGTAAACTATATTCAGCGCAGCTCAGTGAAGAGGAACTTGCACAAAAATATGCTCGACAGTTTGTAGATGAATCTTTTGGTGGATCTCTTAAGAATTTTATCGCTTCCTTTACTCAGGAGACAAAATTATCTGAGGCTGATGTAAACGAACTTATAGATATCTTGCATTCCAATATGTCTGAGGAAAAATAA
- a CDS encoding IS256 family transposase, translating to MAVAKEQIRQIISENNINSVADIYTLLKDSFKDILQELMEAELDATPGYEKNHKGDLQTDNKRNGHSTKNLKSQYGEFQIDVPRDRNGEFEPKLIPKYQRDISGIEEKVISLYARGMSTRDIHDQLQDLYGIELSAEMVSKITDKILPQVKEWQSRPLNPVYPFVFMDCIHYKVREDGRILSRAAYVVPGVTVEGYKDILSITAGANETSKFWLGMLNDLKNRGVKDVLFFCVDGLPGFKEAIQAVYPQAEIQRCVIHMLRNSFKYVNYNDLKKFSSDFKEVYNAPNETAALTELENMKEKWGKKYPYAISNWENNWEDVSSFFQFSNDIRRIMYTTNIIEGLNRQYRKVTKTKSVFPSDSALEKMLYLASENVVKKWTQRYRNWDQVLNQLIVLYGERLTAYL from the coding sequence ATGGCAGTTGCAAAGGAACAAATTCGACAGATCATCTCAGAAAACAACATTAATAGCGTTGCAGATATATACACGCTTCTGAAAGACAGTTTCAAGGATATCCTGCAGGAGCTGATGGAGGCAGAACTGGATGCAACTCCTGGATACGAGAAAAACCATAAGGGAGATCTACAGACAGATAATAAAAGAAATGGTCATTCTACAAAAAACTTAAAGAGTCAATACGGTGAATTTCAAATCGACGTACCAAGAGACCGTAACGGTGAGTTTGAACCAAAACTCATCCCTAAATACCAGAGAGATATTTCCGGGATTGAAGAAAAAGTGATATCTTTATATGCCCGTGGTATGAGTACACGTGACATCCACGACCAGCTTCAGGATCTTTATGGGATTGAGCTGTCAGCTGAAATGGTCAGCAAGATCACAGACAAGATACTTCCTCAGGTTAAAGAATGGCAGTCCCGTCCTCTGAACCCGGTTTATCCGTTTGTCTTTATGGACTGTATTCATTATAAAGTACGTGAGGATGGCAGAATCCTGAGTCGTGCTGCGTATGTAGTTCCTGGCGTTACAGTGGAGGGATACAAAGATATCCTCAGCATCACAGCAGGCGCAAATGAAACCAGCAAGTTCTGGCTTGGAATGCTCAATGATCTTAAGAACCGCGGAGTAAAAGATGTTCTTTTCTTCTGCGTGGATGGTCTTCCGGGTTTTAAAGAAGCGATTCAGGCAGTCTATCCGCAGGCAGAGATCCAGAGATGTGTGATCCATATGCTCCGCAATTCTTTCAAATATGTAAATTATAATGATCTGAAAAAGTTTTCCTCGGATTTCAAAGAAGTGTACAATGCTCCGAACGAAACAGCCGCTTTAACAGAGCTGGAGAACATGAAAGAAAAATGGGGGAAGAAATATCCGTATGCGATCAGTAACTGGGAAAATAATTGGGAAGATGTAAGTTCCTTTTTCCAGTTTTCTAATGATATCAGACGCATTATGTACACGACAAATATCATAGAAGGATTAAACCGTCAGTATCGGAAAGTCACGAAAACAAAAAGCGTATTCCCAAGCGATTCTGCATTGGAAAAGATGCTGTATCTTGCCAGTGAGAACGTAGTCAAAAAGTGGACGCAGAGATACCGGAACTGGGATCAGGTATTGAATCAGCTGATCGTCCTTTACGGAGAACGGCTTACTGCTTATCTGTAA
- a CDS encoding IS607 family transposase, translated as MSKYYSIHEFSKIIGVSAQTLRNWDANGKLHPHHTTVSGYRYYSDEQLNQVINVKPKKRITIGYCRVSSHKQKDDLERQIDNVKTYLLAKGQPFEVISDIGSGINYKKKGLQELIRRISQNQVEKVVVLYKDRLLRFGFELIEYIASLYNCEIEIIDNTEKSEQQELVEDLVQIITVFSCKLQGKPANKAKKLIRELIQEETDGKSHKSNADTKQCTEN; from the coding sequence TTGAGTAAATATTATTCTATACATGAATTTTCAAAAATTATAGGCGTATCTGCCCAGACATTACGAAATTGGGATGCCAATGGAAAACTTCATCCGCATCATACTACAGTAAGTGGCTATAGATATTATTCTGATGAGCAACTCAACCAGGTAATAAATGTAAAGCCTAAAAAACGCATTACAATTGGATATTGTCGCGTTTCCAGCCATAAACAGAAAGATGATCTGGAACGACAGATTGATAATGTTAAGACATATCTTTTGGCAAAAGGACAGCCATTTGAGGTAATAAGTGATATCGGTTCCGGGATTAATTATAAGAAAAAAGGACTTCAGGAATTGATCAGGCGAATATCTCAAAATCAGGTTGAAAAGGTTGTTGTTTTATATAAAGACCGGCTATTGCGATTTGGTTTTGAGCTGATAGAATATATCGCTTCACTTTATAATTGTGAGATTGAGATTATTGATAATACTGAAAAATCCGAACAGCAGGAACTTGTTGAGGATCTGGTTCAGATAATCACAGTATTCAGTTGTAAATTACAAGGAAAACCAGCGAATAAAGCTAAGAAACTTATCCGTGAACTGATACAGGAGGAAACAGATGGTAAAAGCCATAAAAGTAATGCTGATACCAAACAATGTACAGAAAACTAA
- the deoD gene encoding purine-nucleoside phosphorylase, with amino-acid sequence MSIPTPHNSAKKGDIAKKVLMPGDPLRAKYIAETYLENPVCFNTVRNMFGYTGTYKGEQISVMGSGMGMPSMGIYSYELYNFYDVEKIIRIGSAGALQDDVSVMDVVIAMSACTDSNYASQYQLPGTFAPTASYELVARAVEVAKEQGTPVRVGSVVSSDVFYGDNPESSKAWRKMGVLCVEMECAALFMNAARAGKEALGILTISDHVFRDEAISAEARQTSFNRMMEIALGI; translated from the coding sequence ATGAGTATTCCAACACCACACAACAGTGCAAAGAAAGGTGATATTGCAAAGAAGGTTCTGATGCCGGGGGATCCGTTGCGCGCGAAGTATATTGCGGAGACATATCTGGAGAATCCGGTATGTTTTAACACAGTGAGAAATATGTTTGGTTATACCGGAACTTATAAGGGTGAGCAGATATCTGTCATGGGCAGCGGTATGGGGATGCCGTCTATGGGTATTTACAGTTATGAGCTTTATAATTTTTATGATGTAGAGAAGATTATTCGTATTGGTTCTGCAGGTGCGTTGCAGGATGATGTAAGTGTAATGGATGTTGTGATCGCCATGAGTGCATGTACGGATTCAAATTATGCAAGCCAGTATCAGCTGCCGGGGACTTTTGCTCCTACAGCAAGTTATGAACTGGTTGCAAGGGCAGTAGAGGTTGCGAAAGAGCAGGGTACACCGGTTCGTGTGGGTTCTGTTGTATCTTCAGATGTGTTCTATGGAGATAATCCGGAGAGTTCGAAGGCATGGAGAAAGATGGGGGTTCTCTGTGTGGAGATGGAGTGCGCGGCGCTGTTTATGAATGCTGCCAGAGCCGGTAAGGAGGCACTGGGGATTCTTACGATTTCTGATCATGTTTTCAGGGATGAGGCAATTTCTGCGGAGGCCAGACAGACTTCGTTTAACAGGATGATGGAGATTGCTTTAGGAATTTAA
- a CDS encoding PqqD family protein, with protein MIKKFELGDIRRIINMIPQKRSEGIKYIRTEKSGYYSLLSDNGELNYTMLNETSKYILDSCDGTRTVGEILDLLCVKYKDVEKEQIGADLEATLFNLTRIRVIRWKGENDMNNTPFLAQGEEKLEKEYSISLAKESDIRISQKMFAKFFKETEAGEKKVKYFFGNDRREFYSFIAIRQFLYSYYKDFFLLKEDAQLMGVIVVQPSQETYLNSATIQMIDTPQDIFQQAINAVKKYYSEASFKKINCLRLYIPENETALESIVKESGFRLEGVMEKEYLENINLKMYVL; from the coding sequence ATGATAAAAAAATTTGAATTAGGGGACATAAGAAGAATTATTAATATGATTCCGCAAAAACGAAGTGAGGGCATAAAGTATATACGAACTGAAAAAAGTGGTTATTATTCTCTGTTATCAGATAATGGAGAATTAAATTATACGATGCTTAATGAAACGAGTAAGTATATTTTGGATTCGTGCGATGGAACTAGAACCGTAGGTGAAATTCTTGATTTATTATGCGTTAAATATAAGGATGTAGAAAAGGAGCAAATAGGAGCAGATTTAGAAGCTACATTATTTAATTTGACTCGTATTAGAGTTATTAGATGGAAAGGAGAAAATGACATGAATAATACTCCATTTTTGGCTCAGGGAGAGGAAAAATTGGAAAAAGAATATAGTATATCGTTGGCAAAAGAAAGCGATATAAGAATTTCACAAAAAATGTTTGCAAAATTCTTTAAGGAAACAGAAGCAGGTGAAAAGAAGGTAAAATACTTTTTTGGTAATGATAGACGTGAATTTTATTCTTTTATAGCTATTAGGCAATTTCTGTATAGTTATTATAAAGACTTTTTTTTGCTGAAGGAAGATGCGCAGCTGATGGGCGTTATTGTCGTTCAACCTTCGCAGGAAACATATCTAAATAGTGCAACAATACAGATGATAGATACTCCGCAAGATATATTTCAACAGGCAATCAATGCTGTGAAAAAATATTATTCAGAAGCTTCCTTCAAGAAAATCAATTGTTTAAGATTGTATATACCAGAAAATGAAACTGCGTTGGAAAGTATAGTTAAAGAATCGGGATTTAGACTTGAAGGTGTAATGGAAAAAGAATATTTAGAAAATATAAATTTAAAAATGTATGTTCTTTAG
- a CDS encoding radical SAM protein, with protein sequence MANRYSEVLIGPHHVAIDITNKCNLRCLHCYNSSGENDVIKTELSDHEVLEFMKSLSTINLYSLCLCGGEPLLRKELIFDSLKILTENGIRTSMVTNGLLATEDTLAKLDELGLNSIQFSLDGNKASHDKLRNQAGAYKQVLKAIEYVLKNTGMHLSIAFSPTRFNINDITEVYDLLKRLFIESGRDEENDFIDLRCQPLMILGRAKKHQDIIPSEFQYRKLVNTVRRLEVEGDAKIIQITWGDPVDHLIRYKNANNLLDQVVVHANGDIVVSAYLPLVIGNIRKHSLKEYWDKGLNKVWSTKIVQFLVSKMVSISEMDEITNVISDINMDSVLYIDLIDNDLNDMTVIKDIVDKIKHYSK encoded by the coding sequence ATGGCAAATCGGTATAGTGAAGTGTTAATCGGACCGCACCATGTTGCGATTGACATAACAAACAAATGTAACTTAAGATGCCTTCATTGCTATAATAGTAGTGGCGAAAATGATGTTATAAAAACGGAATTATCAGATCATGAAGTATTAGAATTTATGAAATCACTGTCAACGATAAATCTATATAGTCTCTGCTTATGTGGCGGAGAACCACTCCTTAGAAAAGAATTAATTTTTGATTCTTTAAAAATTTTGACAGAAAATGGTATAAGGACCTCAATGGTTACCAATGGACTTTTGGCAACAGAAGACACATTGGCAAAATTGGACGAACTGGGTTTGAATTCTATTCAGTTTAGCTTGGATGGAAACAAAGCTTCTCATGATAAACTAAGAAATCAGGCAGGTGCCTATAAACAAGTTTTAAAAGCTATAGAATATGTCTTAAAGAATACAGGAATGCATCTGTCTATTGCTTTTTCACCCACAAGATTTAATATTAATGATATTACAGAAGTATACGATTTACTTAAAAGACTTTTCATTGAGAGTGGGCGTGATGAAGAAAATGATTTTATTGACTTGAGATGCCAACCACTCATGATATTAGGCAGGGCAAAAAAACATCAAGATATTATCCCTTCGGAATTTCAATACAGAAAACTTGTGAATACGGTTAGACGTTTAGAAGTAGAAGGCGATGCTAAAATAATTCAAATTACATGGGGAGATCCGGTGGATCACTTGATAAGATATAAAAATGCAAATAATCTCTTAGATCAAGTAGTTGTACATGCTAATGGAGATATTGTAGTTTCTGCATATTTGCCATTAGTAATTGGAAATATAAGAAAACATTCATTGAAAGAATATTGGGATAAAGGGTTAAACAAGGTATGGAGCACAAAGATTGTACAATTTCTTGTATCAAAAATGGTATCCATAAGTGAGATGGATGAAATTACAAATGTAATATCAGATATCAATATGGATAGCGTGCTGTACATAGATCTTATTGACAATGATTTAAACGATATGACTGTAATTAAAGATATTGTTGATAAGATAAAACATTATAGTAAATAG
- a CDS encoding SdpI family protein has protein sequence MIVIVLILFLQNKYISVCLAIAFSLGAGVFLYKNITLLTDVSEDRVKTRTLKKAIVFCLVMVIIAVVGIVLTEKELFTEYTERMFANAFIIIIIVWFGNIAGKIPFNRYIGLRLPWLLADEETWNIGHRLLEYCSLPLAIIYLGLIPFVNNKNLAICIVALWIIIPGVISYLFYRRKFKNY, from the coding sequence ATGATAGTTATAGTACTGATTCTTTTTTTGCAAAACAAATATATTAGTGTTTGTTTAGCAATAGCATTTTCACTCGGTGCAGGGGTGTTTTTGTATAAAAATATAACACTTTTGACGGATGTTTCAGAGGATCGAGTAAAAACAAGAACTTTAAAAAAAGCGATAGTTTTCTGCTTGGTAATGGTAATAATTGCAGTAGTAGGAATTGTCTTAACAGAAAAAGAGTTATTTACCGAATATACTGAACGTATGTTTGCGAATGCCTTTATAATAATTATTATAGTATGGTTTGGAAATATTGCAGGAAAAATACCATTTAATAGATACATAGGTTTGAGATTACCGTGGCTATTAGCAGATGAAGAAACTTGGAATATCGGTCATCGGTTACTGGAATATTGTAGTTTGCCACTTGCTATTATATACTTGGGGCTAATACCATTTGTTAATAATAAAAATTTGGCAATATGTATAGTTGCGCTTTGGATCATAATTCCAGGGGTGATTTCTTATTTGTTTTATAGACGGAAATTTAAAAATTATTAG